One region of Lactobacillus johnsonii genomic DNA includes:
- the efp gene encoding elongation factor P, translating to MQAIELKKGMIFNQDGKLIEVLKSNHHKPGKGNTVMQMDLRDVMSGAVVHKTMRPSEKVDLVNVSLKKAQYLYDDDSNFIFMDTDTYEQYLIPKEHLASEAKFLMPNIEVDLKFTDEGKLIGINLPSTVKMTVKETQPEIKGATAAGGGKPATMDTGLVVTVPDFIKEGEELIIGTENGDYKGRADSITR from the coding sequence ATGCAAGCAATTGAATTAAAAAAAGGTATGATTTTTAATCAAGATGGTAAGTTGATTGAAGTATTAAAGAGTAATCACCACAAACCTGGTAAAGGTAATACAGTTATGCAAATGGATTTGCGTGATGTTATGAGTGGTGCAGTTGTGCATAAAACAATGCGTCCAAGTGAAAAAGTAGACTTAGTTAATGTTTCCTTGAAAAAGGCACAATATCTTTACGATGACGATAGCAACTTTATTTTTATGGATACAGATACTTACGAACAATACTTAATTCCTAAAGAACATTTAGCTTCAGAAGCTAAATTCTTGATGCCAAATATTGAAGTAGACCTTAAGTTTACTGATGAAGGTAAATTAATCGGAATTAACTTACCATCCACTGTAAAGATGACAGTTAAAGAGACTCAACCAGAAATCAAGGGTGCTACTGCTGCTGGTGGTGGTAAGCCTGCAACAATGGATACTGGCTTAGTTGTAACTGTACCAGATTTTATTAAGGAAGGCGAAGAATTAATTATTGGAACTGAAAACGGTGATTATAAAGGCCGTGCAGATAGTATTACTAGATAG
- the coaA gene encoding type I pantothenate kinase, protein MQEQFLHLTPDKWQALIPPSDEFSAEIFMMKNLQYIMSQKNAVYHTQQTFYKEQWQKIPFIIGVTGSVAVGKSTFAKKITRLFERLEPDKKIAQVSTDGFLMSNAELKAKNLMDQKGFPVSFNWDAFSTFLSSVKAGKERVPYRLYSQEISDLVPNEVGSVEQPDVLVVEGINLLEVPPNGQAPPSDFLDYVIYLDASEEDLERWYLDRYHLMLEINRNNPDNYFYQWAHVPREQADIFAKKVWRDVNLKNLHEYIEPTKKRADMIIKKYGNHEISDMYIKKF, encoded by the coding sequence ATGCAAGAGCAATTTTTACACTTGACACCTGATAAGTGGCAGGCATTAATTCCTCCAAGTGATGAATTTAGTGCAGAAATTTTTATGATGAAGAATCTTCAATACATCATGAGTCAAAAAAATGCTGTTTATCATACTCAACAAACATTTTATAAAGAACAGTGGCAAAAGATTCCCTTTATAATTGGAGTAACAGGATCTGTTGCTGTTGGTAAATCCACCTTTGCCAAGAAAATAACTCGGTTATTTGAACGCCTTGAACCGGATAAAAAAATTGCTCAAGTTTCTACTGACGGCTTTTTAATGTCTAATGCAGAACTTAAAGCTAAAAACTTAATGGATCAAAAAGGCTTCCCAGTATCATTTAATTGGGATGCCTTTTCTACTTTTCTGTCAAGTGTTAAAGCTGGTAAAGAAAGAGTACCATATCGACTATACTCACAGGAAATTTCTGATCTGGTTCCTAACGAAGTTGGTTCAGTTGAACAACCCGATGTCTTAGTAGTAGAAGGAATAAATTTACTAGAAGTTCCTCCTAATGGCCAAGCACCGCCAAGTGATTTCTTAGATTATGTGATTTATCTCGATGCTAGTGAAGAAGACTTAGAAAGATGGTATCTTGATCGCTATCATTTAATGTTAGAAATTAATCGCAATAATCCAGACAATTATTTTTATCAATGGGCTCATGTACCACGTGAACAAGCAGATATTTTTGCTAAAAAAGTTTGGCGAGATGTTAATTTAAAGAACTTACACGAGTATATTGAACCAACTAAAAAACGAGCAGACATGATTATTAAAAAGTACGGTAATCATGAAATTAGTGATATGTATATTAAGAAATTTTAG
- a CDS encoding SGNH/GDSL hydrolase family protein: protein MKKLILFGDSLLAGYIDGHATNIVTQGLQEKLPNFTIINNSVPGSTTEEVIDFYDLRIKPFNYDLVILALGTNDANMQFGLSAGRYAHNLQVLVDLIGADKIILMGPSYTNWKIAKDQAWPKTLQFELVAEQCHIENNIPFLNLAKVMCETGHPNDLLQKDGIHLNQEGNKLLTEKLAELVKEKETAAIS from the coding sequence ATGAAAAAATTAATTCTTTTTGGTGATTCCCTACTTGCAGGGTATATTGATGGACACGCAACTAATATTGTAACTCAAGGACTGCAAGAAAAATTACCTAATTTTACAATTATTAATAATTCTGTACCTGGAAGTACAACTGAGGAGGTAATTGATTTTTATGATTTAAGGATTAAACCTTTCAATTACGACTTAGTTATACTTGCCTTAGGTACCAATGACGCAAATATGCAATTTGGCTTAAGCGCTGGCCGTTACGCACATAACTTGCAAGTTCTAGTAGATTTAATTGGTGCTGATAAAATAATTTTAATGGGACCTTCCTATACTAATTGGAAAATCGCCAAAGATCAAGCATGGCCAAAAACATTACAATTTGAACTAGTAGCCGAGCAATGTCACATTGAAAACAATATTCCATTCTTAAATTTGGCAAAAGTAATGTGTGAGACAGGTCATCCCAATGATTTACTTCAGAAAGACGGCATCCATTTAAATCAAGAAGGCAATAAATTACTAACTGAAAAGCTTGCTGAATTAGTCAAAGAGAAAGAAACAGCTGCTATATCATAA